The DNA sequence TGGCCCACTGGTGCCAATAGAGGTAGCCGCGCAGTTGTAATTCCCGGCGGAAACTGCGCAGACGGTCGGTCGCAGTACTGGTTGTTTTAGTGGAATCTTCGCTACTATCTAAAGCGTAGATGGTATCTTCTAGCGATGTAGCAAGTTGCTGATGTGCAGCTTCTTTAGTTGTTGTGCCAGCATCAGGGAGAAATTCAGCAAAAGAAGTCCAGGAAAGATCGCGACTTTTTTGCAAATCAGCGATCGAAAAGTCGTTGGCGCGTGCTACGTCTACCAACTGGCGGACCTCTTGACGCCAATCGAAAAAGCCTGTCCGTTTGGTGAGCCCCAAGCGATCAGACAGCTCGTCCATCTTTTCAATGAGTTCCAACTGTAGGGTAGCAGCGAGTGCTTGGTTGAACATTTGCTGCTGCTCGCCGTCGGGTAGAATATCGACCTGAGGAGAGACGCCGGCCTCAAAGGCAAAGCGCTTGAGCAATTTCACTCCCAAGCCATGCACGGTACCGATCAAAGCATTGGTAAGCTCGTCTGCTTCTTTGGTCAGGCCACTGCTGAGTAGCTTGACGCGTACCCGTTCCTGCAACTCAGAAGCTGCTTTTCGGGTAAAGGTGGTGGCAATGATACCACTGGGTTGCACTTGACCGCCTTGCAGCAAGGTGACCATTTCCTGGGTCAGGCGATATGTTTTTCCACTACCGGCACCTGCCGAGATGATTTTGAGCTGCTCGAGATTCATGCCTGTAAAAGTAGTATCTTTGGAATATAAATCGACTTCATAGCTATGATTAAATTCTTTAAGCCCGAGGAAGAAACCCTCATCATCGCGGCCATTCGCCGGGCAGAGATGCAGACTTCCGGAGAAATCCGGGTACACCTGGAGGAGAACCCCCGTAAGGAAGCGTTGGAAGAAGCCAAGCGTACTTTTTTTCGACTGGGGATGCATAAAACAAAAGACCGTAATGGCGTACTAATTTTACTTTCTCCTGAGAAAAAGCAATTTGCGATCATTGGTGATGAAGGCATTGATAAAGTTGTGGAAGGTGATTTCTGGGAAAGAGAGCGCGACCTTTTGGCCGATTACTTCAAAAAAGGCGCTTTTTGTGCAGGTATTGTGGCAGCTATCGACCTGATTGGAGAAAAATTAAAAGCCTATTTTCCTTACGAAAGTGAGGATGAAAACGAGCTGTCGGATGATATTTCTTATGGAGATGGTGAAGAGCATTTAGGTTAACACAACTATAAGTTCGTCGAAAACATTTGATAAGTAGGCTTTTTTGAGATAAGTTACTATCGTATATTTTATCGTCCATAGAACAGGATCAAATAAAAGTGAAAGAGATCAAACAGTTATTCCAAATGCGGTTTTTGCTACTTCTAGCGGGAGTGTTTTTACTAGGGACTTCCCTTGTCGGGCAAAAGCAAGTACCAGAACCTACCCAGTACCTGATCAATGATTACGCGGGTTTGCTTGATCGTTCGCAGGTGGTTGCGCTTGGTGATAAGTTGCGTAATTACGTAGGCGAAACGTCTACCCAGATCGTTATCGTTACCGAAGAATCCCTGGAAGGAGACGATCCGTTTCAGTACGCTCAACGACTGGCAACCAAGTGGGGTATAGGCGGTGCGGGCAACGACAACGGTATTCTTATCTATGTTTCAAAACAAGATCGGCAGGTACGAATTCAAACGGGGCAAGGTACCGAAGGTTTCCTTCCTGATATTACAGCCAAAAGAATTATTGAAAACATCATTGTTCCGGCCTTTCGTTCGGGCGATTACTACCAAGGACTAGATCGTGCCACCGATGCCATCATGGACCTGGGCCGCGGTGAATACGAAGGCGATGGTCTTAGCGGCAGTAATAATAAAGAGAGTGTCCCCGGCTGGATTGTCATTGTTTTTCTGATTATCTTGATTGTATTCATTTCCTGGCTCACCCATAATGACGACGATGACGACGATGGTGGCTACTATCGTGGTGGTCGCTATGATATGCCTGATCGCGGGTATCGTCGTGGACGGACGATTATATTTCCTGGCGGCGGTGGATGGTCACGCGGCGGTGGTGGCGGAAGTAGTGGCGGCGGCGGCTTTGGTGGCTTCGGCGGTGGCGGCTTCGGTGGATTTGGTGGTGGTAGCTTTGGCGGCGGTGGTGCTGGTGGGAGTTGGTAAGGGACGGGGGAAAAATAAATTTATTTTCTTTTGATTTCGCTTTTTGTGCTAAGACTAGGAATACTTGGACTAGACGTGCGCAAAAAGGTAAATCTTCAGAAAAAGAAAATAGATTTATTTCCGTCAAACTACTAAGATCAATTTAGATGATGAATAATAAAGAAAAAGCAATCGCCTTCTACCAAATGGCCTACGAGGGAAATCCTCGCCAAGCGGTAGCGCTTTACGTTGGTGCTGAATACATTCAACACAACCCCTTGGTGGGTAATGGCCCTGAATCCTTTATCGCTTATTTCGAAAAAATGCAGGCGGAGTACCCTGACAAATCGATATCATTTGTACGTGCTATTGCTGAAGGAAATCTTGTCGCCTTGCACACACACCAGGTCTGGCCAGGAAATGACGAGTACGTGACCATGGACTTCTTTCGATTCGATACCGAGGGTAAGATTGTCGAACATTGGGATGCTATTCAGCAAATTCCTGAGGAGAACCTGAATGGCAACACCATGTATTAGTTCAGTAAAAAATGTTTTCCTCAAAGTACGATCATGACATCATTTAAAATAAATTGGGTGCCTTATCTAGCAATCATGCTAGTCTTCGCCGTATCCACTTGTACCCCGCAAGTAGAATCACGTTTACTTTCGACAGAGGAAATGGGGATTCTTCCTCGCGCTTTTGATGCCATGCCTCAAGATCGACGTGATGACCCACGCGATGCCTGTTTTAATCAGGATAATTACATTATTGATACGACCCGTCTGGAGGACTACCCCATGCAATACATCCGGATCAATATCCACTGGATGAACAGCGAAGACGGGCTGCAAAATATTCCCGAAGAGCAAGCAAAAGCACACACTCAAAGAATAGTTGATGCTATGAATTACGCACTGGCCAATAACAAGAAAATGTTCTTGCCTATTGGGAACAGTACGCCGGTGCATCCCATTAATTTTCGCTACGTTCTGACCGGGAGGCCAGATGACCCGGAGGATGATGGGATTTATTACCACTATGACGACTCCTTGTACTATTACGTGCATTTCAGAAAGAAAGACTCCAACTTGTACGATCGAACGGTATTTGACAAATACGGGGTGCAATTGGATACGGTGCTCAATTTTTTCATGATGCCACACCACCCCGATAGTGTGGCCTCACCTACCTATCAGGCGGATAATGTGGGCGTAGCTTTGCGCAATGCACTGAAAGTAGCAGCTCCCTGGAAAGAAGATTTTGCTCGCGATCCCAAAAATACCCACTGGCGTTATCGCGGGGTAATCAATCACGAGGTAGGGCATATTCTCGGTATCAGCCATGCCTGGAGCCGTGGAGATGGGTGTGATGATACCCCAGTTCACGACAATCGTTGCTACAGCACAGGCTCAGGGCCGGGTTGTGATACCTTGGCTTCTAATAATGTGATGGATTACAATTCGCTGCAACTGGCCTGGACGCCTTGCCAAATCGCGAAAGTGAACCGCCGTTTCGCCAACCCTAAATATCTGCAAAGACAATTTCTGGAGCCTCGTTGGTGTACCCGCAACCCGGAAATGGATATGACCATTCGAGACGAAGTCGATTGGTCTGGTATGCATGATCTTCACGGAAACCTTACGATTGCTTCGGGAGCGAGATTGACCATCCGCTGCCGGGTATCTTTACCAGCAGGCGGGTTGGTGACCATTCAGCCCGGCGGCGAGCTCATCATTGATGGCGGCTATCTTCATCAAGATTGTGGGGATACCTGGCAAGGGATTCGTGTAGAAAAAAGTGGCGAACAAGAAGGCACATTGACCTTGGTCAATGGAGGAGAAATTCTGGATGTAGAAATTTCACGTTAAAAGACTGTTCTATTTATTCACTAGCCGTTTTATTACCAAAACCAAAAGCTTCCCTCATTTTATAGTAGATTTCGGTATTCTCGTAAATACCACTAAATAGCTTTGAACCGGGGCCGTAAGCAAACACCGGAATCAGTGCTGCGGTATGGTAATCGCTGGTGAAGGCTCCGATAATCGAATCGTGGGTAGACCCTGGATTGATAGCATAGCCGCCCGTTTCGTGGTCAGCAGTAACAATCACGAGCGTATTTCCGTCTCTAGCCGCAAAGTCTAGCACTGCACCAATTGCGTTGTCAAAGTCAATCATCTCCGTAATGATGTACTGTGAGTTATTGGCGTGGCCACCCCAATCGATTTGTGCTCCTTCGATCATGAGGAAGAAGCCCTTGTCTTTGACGTGCTTATTCAGAAAATCACAAGCAATGATACTGGCAGGTTTTAGATAATTGCGCCCTTGCTCTACCGTCAGTGGGTCGCTGTCGGAAGTGAGGTAAACGAAGTTTGTTTGGTAGTTAATATTGACCCTGTCCAGGGGTTGCTCAAAATAATGGCTTACCTGGTACCCTTTGGCTTTGAGTTCTGTGAGCAGGTTGCGTTCGTCTGCCCGGCGGTCAAAGTATTTCTTTCCTCCTCCGATGAATAGGTCGATATCCGTTTTGAGGAAATCCGCGGCGATGGGTTCATAGTAGCTACGTTGTGCCTGGTGTGCGATAAAGGACGCAGGAGTAGCATGTACGATCGTAGACGTAGAAACCATACCTGTCGCAAGGCCATTAGCTTCCGCTTCTTCAAGAATGGTATAGAGCGCGGTAGAGTCGTTGTCTACGCCAATGGCCCCATTGTAAGTTTTTTGACCAGTACTAAAAGCGGTTGCTCCTGCGGCCGAGTCTGTTACCAGGTTATCGGAGCTATAGGATTTGTGGAGACCAATAACGGGGAATCTTTCCAGATTTAGCTGATTGCCGTTGCTGTATAAGCCTGCCGTGATTTGTGTAAGGCCCATGCCATCACCAACCATCAAAATGATGTTTTTGGGGCGTTGGTCAGGTTTAAGTATGGGAGCCCTGCTGACGGTAGTAGTGGAATTCGACGTCACAGTTGTTGGTTTCGAAGCCTCACAGGCACTGGCGAGGCAACAAATAGCAGTAAGAAAAGCGATAGTCCATTTAATCATGTTCCATAATTTTAGTTGATCAAGAAGGATAATAAGCTTCATCTTATCAACATGTAGCGTTTCCCGGGTAAGGTGCGGATTAATCCTTTACATTCTATTTCTAATAAAACGGTGGCCAGCGTACCCGCTGATAATTGGGTGTCAATGCTTAGCCGATCAATGGGCAGGTTCTCATGCTCTTTAAGCAAAGCTACAACTAATTTTTCATCTTCACTTAAGGTCTCAAAGAGTTGTAGCTGTTCTGCTGGCGGTTTGTTGTGGGCGTCCCAGCGCATAACATAGCCTATGTCACTGGCTGATTCCAGGAGGGCTGCCTGGTGAGTTTTGATGAGCCAGTTGCAACCGGCCGAAGCACGGTCGTGGAGCCGACCGGGAATGGCAAAGACATCCCGGTTGAAATTATTAGCGTATTCTACGGTGATGATTGAGCCCCCTTTACGAGCCGTTTCTACGACGATGAGTGCATCACAAAGGCCAGCAACGATGCGGTTACGCATGGGAAAGTGGCGGGGATCAGGTTTGGTGGTAAATGGATACTCGGTCAGTAGACCACCGTTTTCCAGCATGGCCTGTGCCGTTTTTTTGTGGCGAGTAGGGTAGAGGTATTGTAATCCGTGACCTAATACGCCGATGGTGGGAAGCTGGTTTTGTAAAGCTGCACGATGAGCCGCAACATCAATACCGTAAGCCAAGCCAGAAATTACCATCGGTTGGTAGGGGGCCAACTCTTCAACGAGGCGTTCAACGTGGACAAGCCCTTCGGTGGAAGGTTGACGAGTCCCAATAATGCCAACGGTACGTAAATTGTTGAGTGGGCAACTCCCGCGGTAATACAACATGATAGGTGCCTGATCAATACGTCGGAGTCGCTCGGGATAGGCCTGGTCTTGAATGAAAAGTGGTTTGATTTGATAACGCTCCAGCCAGTGGATTTCACGTTCAGCGAGGCGGAGGGCTTCTCCGTGGCAAATGCTTCTGGCGATGGTGTCGTTGATCCCGGGGAGGGCTGCTAATTCACGAGGGCGAGCCTCGAAAACGGTGGGTGCATCTCCGAAATGGGCTAATAATAGACGTGCGGTAATAGGACCTACCCCCTCAATGAGGGAAAGTGCTACTTGATGAAGTAGATTTTCCATAAATGTTGGTCAATGGCCGGAAATGGGGTAGAAAACCTATGAAAAAGATGAATTACCGCTGATAATCCCTTTCGGCGCGTTTTATTAATGCATAAAATTACTAATTTTGGTATAAATAATTATTATTTGTGTACTAAATGTTGGTAAAATGGCCCAAGAAAAAGCCCCTCGCCTGGTTAAAGCTCAGTTTATTTTGTTCGGAGTGCTCTTGTTGGTATTCTTTGTTTGGGCCAGTCGTAGCTGCAACCGCAGTACAGCAGATGCTGAGACAGAACAAATCACCAATGAAGCCAACGCGCGTGCGGATAGCTTAGCTGCTTTGTTGGAAGCGACCCAAGGGAACGCCCCTGCTCGCCCACCAGTAGACAACAGTGTTCAACGCGACACCATGCGTGGTGGGCAGATGCAGATGATTCGGGAAAGAATAACGCCACTTTACGTAACCATTGAAAATCTGGCCATGCGCAAAGGACCGGGCGTGAATTTTGAAATTCTTGACCGGCTCAAATTATATGAAGAAGTCAAATTCCTCAATGAAGTGACGCTCACCCGGGACTCTATCAAGCTGGGTACCGTCACGGCTGTAGAACCGTGGATAAAAATTCGCAATGAAAAAGGACGCGATGGTTGGGTATATGGTGCTGGTGTAGAGTACTACAAATATAAGTTTGAAGGGATTGATTAAGAGACGGAGAAAAAATAAGTGTAACAGCTTTCGATTTTTTAAAATTTCCTAAACAATTGACTGTAAGTAGATTGTGTGTAAATTTTTAAAAATCTCAAAAGAAAGTTGTTCCACTTGTTTCCGTCAAATTACTAAACATCGTACTGCTCAAGTTGAAACTTGTCGATGAGCTCGATCAGTTGCTCGGCCAGCCTTTTTATTTTATTGTTTGGGCTTTCTTCCAGGGCTTTGGCCCAGGCTTGATAGCTTTTGCCTTTGAGTTGGCGCAGGTTGGCGTGCTGGCCGGTAGTGTAATATAGGCTATGATCGCGAAAGCTCATCCAGGCATTATCGTAACGTCGCAAGCATACTGACTTTTCCCCGTCTTGGGTTTGGCCTTGCCAATCATCGGTGCAAGGGAGCCCAAAATAGTTGTTGCCGTGGCTAATCAAGGGATGTTGTCCGGCTTGGCTGTACAATAGACTATGAGCCAGAATAATGCTGGCTGGAATGCCGAATTTCTCTTGTTCGGCT is a window from the Lewinella sp. LCG006 genome containing:
- a CDS encoding TPM domain-containing protein, translating into MIKFFKPEEETLIIAAIRRAEMQTSGEIRVHLEENPRKEALEEAKRTFFRLGMHKTKDRNGVLILLSPEKKQFAIIGDEGIDKVVEGDFWERERDLLADYFKKGAFCAGIVAAIDLIGEKLKAYFPYESEDENELSDDISYGDGEEHLG
- a CDS encoding YgcG family protein, with translation MRFLLLLAGVFLLGTSLVGQKQVPEPTQYLINDYAGLLDRSQVVALGDKLRNYVGETSTQIVIVTEESLEGDDPFQYAQRLATKWGIGGAGNDNGILIYVSKQDRQVRIQTGQGTEGFLPDITAKRIIENIIVPAFRSGDYYQGLDRATDAIMDLGRGEYEGDGLSGSNNKESVPGWIVIVFLIILIVFISWLTHNDDDDDDGGYYRGGRYDMPDRGYRRGRTIIFPGGGGWSRGGGGGSSGGGGFGGFGGGGFGGFGGGSFGGGGAGGSW
- a CDS encoding nuclear transport factor 2 family protein; translated protein: MMNNKEKAIAFYQMAYEGNPRQAVALYVGAEYIQHNPLVGNGPESFIAYFEKMQAEYPDKSISFVRAIAEGNLVALHTHQVWPGNDEYVTMDFFRFDTEGKIVEHWDAIQQIPEENLNGNTMY
- a CDS encoding M43 family zinc metalloprotease is translated as MTSFKINWVPYLAIMLVFAVSTCTPQVESRLLSTEEMGILPRAFDAMPQDRRDDPRDACFNQDNYIIDTTRLEDYPMQYIRINIHWMNSEDGLQNIPEEQAKAHTQRIVDAMNYALANNKKMFLPIGNSTPVHPINFRYVLTGRPDDPEDDGIYYHYDDSLYYYVHFRKKDSNLYDRTVFDKYGVQLDTVLNFFMMPHHPDSVASPTYQADNVGVALRNALKVAAPWKEDFARDPKNTHWRYRGVINHEVGHILGISHAWSRGDGCDDTPVHDNRCYSTGSGPGCDTLASNNVMDYNSLQLAWTPCQIAKVNRRFANPKYLQRQFLEPRWCTRNPEMDMTIRDEVDWSGMHDLHGNLTIASGARLTIRCRVSLPAGGLVTIQPGGELIIDGGYLHQDCGDTWQGIRVEKSGEQEGTLTLVNGGEILDVEISR
- a CDS encoding alkaline phosphatase, with translation MIKWTIAFLTAICCLASACEASKPTTVTSNSTTTVSRAPILKPDQRPKNIILMVGDGMGLTQITAGLYSNGNQLNLERFPVIGLHKSYSSDNLVTDSAAGATAFSTGQKTYNGAIGVDNDSTALYTILEEAEANGLATGMVSTSTIVHATPASFIAHQAQRSYYEPIAADFLKTDIDLFIGGGKKYFDRRADERNLLTELKAKGYQVSHYFEQPLDRVNINYQTNFVYLTSDSDPLTVEQGRNYLKPASIIACDFLNKHVKDKGFFLMIEGAQIDWGGHANNSQYIITEMIDFDNAIGAVLDFAARDGNTLVIVTADHETGGYAINPGSTHDSIIGAFTSDYHTAALIPVFAYGPGSKLFSGIYENTEIYYKMREAFGFGNKTASE
- the dprA gene encoding DNA-processing protein DprA gives rise to the protein MENLLHQVALSLIEGVGPITARLLLAHFGDAPTVFEARPRELAALPGINDTIARSICHGEALRLAEREIHWLERYQIKPLFIQDQAYPERLRRIDQAPIMLYYRGSCPLNNLRTVGIIGTRQPSTEGLVHVERLVEELAPYQPMVISGLAYGIDVAAHRAALQNQLPTIGVLGHGLQYLYPTRHKKTAQAMLENGGLLTEYPFTTKPDPRHFPMRNRIVAGLCDALIVVETARKGGSIITVEYANNFNRDVFAIPGRLHDRASAGCNWLIKTHQAALLESASDIGYVMRWDAHNKPPAEQLQLFETLSEDEKLVVALLKEHENLPIDRLSIDTQLSAGTLATVLLEIECKGLIRTLPGKRYMLIR
- a CDS encoding SH3 domain-containing protein, whose protein sequence is MAQEKAPRLVKAQFILFGVLLLVFFVWASRSCNRSTADAETEQITNEANARADSLAALLEATQGNAPARPPVDNSVQRDTMRGGQMQMIRERITPLYVTIENLAMRKGPGVNFEILDRLKLYEEVKFLNEVTLTRDSIKLGTVTAVEPWIKIRNEKGRDGWVYGAGVEYYKYKFEGID
- a CDS encoding glucosaminidase domain-containing protein, encoding MKNETRPFVLGKLWPLLSQHWFKIGLVFLALYAFLNKDLSFNINIQAPNSPATQPLEEHQSRRQVRKETLTDNGDLQAQSTNRFNFLPSWGTDDSKYLILQLNRLEEKQIDQFIQRFAHVAEAEQEKFGIPASIILAHSLLYSQAGQHPLISHGNNYFGLPCTDDWQGQTQDGEKSVCLRRYDNAWMSFRDHSLYYTTGQHANLRQLKGKSYQAWAKALEESPNNKIKRLAEQLIELIDKFQLEQYDV